aaaaattcctataaacactctcctcaaccttgtggacagtcttcccagaagagttgaagctgtaatagctgcaaaaggtggaccgacatcatattgaattctatgagttaggaatgggatggcacttcagttcatagaatgagtaaaggcaggtgagcgaatacttttggtaatatagtgtatatatatatatatatatatatatatatatatatatatatatgaaaacagATTATCATACTGAATatattgaattgaattaatgatcaaacacaaacttcacatttacatatagatgttattaatgttgtcaaCATAACAGGGTGTAATTAAATAACCAGATGCTTTGATCATCAGTCAGTTTATTAAACAGCAGAACAGACATCTGCATCAGTTTTTCACCACGTGTACAAAAAGGCTCCTATAATgtcataaattaaaaataaataaataagataaggTTTATCCACAGATGATCAATAAATAACTTGCATCAtttttgtcataaataaatctgaataaaaTCAGTGCAGATgattcacagcagctgtgaattCATGAAattgtgacaggaagtgaagtgtgaTCTCACTTAAACAGTCTGTCACTTCCTTCTGtgtggaaacagagagagacaataCAGAACCAGAAACACGTCTTTGTTTCAGATCAGCTGACGCTTTGTTGCTGACTCACttcatttcccagaatgctttTCCACATCCTGGTGAACAGTGGCCACGCCCCCTTGACCCAACACAtctccaaaaacaaataattaatgaaaaatgaccCATTTTCAAATCAGCAGGCAGCCTGGTGATGTCATAGATGATGTCATGTACGGGGAACGTCTGATTACATAGAAAACAAGATTAACATGACTGGACTCTGTGACCACCTCTGGTCCAGGTTCAGGCCCAGGTCCATCTACTCCTCCCTCTACATgtctgttgtcatggagaccAGCTGCTCCGTGTGTCAGAGTTCTTCCTTTGACCCGCCGAGCTGCAGACTGTGACTTGATTCGCGCTTCAGGAACTTCAGGAAGTCTTTGAGCTCGCGACCGCCctgagaagacagagaagacatCATGTGACCAACGGGCGCCAAGTGATATGTGTATGACCTTGGTGGGTTATTGATGACGTTGAGTGTTACCTCGTATCGTATGGGCTCGTCTTTTCTCCCAACTGGGGCAAAGTAAATGGTGGGatacctgcagacagacacaggaagtgaacaCCTGGTCCCTTGTTAACATGACACCTGCACATGAAGACTTCCTCACCCCTGGACGTCGTAACCCAGCGGGACATCATTATCAGCTGCGTTCATCTTGGCAATGACGATGTTTGGATCATGTTGCAgctgacagagcagagaaatAAGTGCTTGTCAATGTGAAATGCATGTTGGGATATTAGAAGTCAGCTCCTGAAGCATGCTGGGTAAAAACAGGTAGAGCATGCGGACTGTAGAGCAGCTGTGTTCCTACCTTGTCAGCCAGCTCTCTGTAGACCGGCTCCAGTTTCTTACAATGTGGACAGGACAGAGAGTAGAACTGGATCAGAACATCTTTACCTGGATCATTGACAACGTCGTCAAAGGACTCTGCAACAACCACCTACAGCACAGCAAGgttaaaggtcagaggttagaGGTCAGAATCTTCAGTTTGTTGTACAGGCTTTATTAGCCAACATTAGCATCTGTGAGGGAGGTAAAGATGATGTTAAGACTGCGTGATGTTAGTATGAACTAATGTTACAGACCAATCTGGAACCTGTACCGGTTCAATACTGGTTCATCTCCTCTGATCAGGTAACACACTGTCATCATCTCAGTCACCTGCCCTGAACTGTCAGACTCACCTTGACACCAGCAGAGTTCCTATTAGGTAAAGGTTCAGACTTCACGTAACGTTTCAGACGACCTGTGAAGTAATCGTCTATAAACCTCTCCAACGACTGACCGTccctcctgaaacacacacacacacacacacacacacacctcatttcAGACTGGTTGGGCCTGGTTTAGCTCAGGTGCGTACATGAACTCCTCTCTCACGGTGTATATCATTATATCCTGGTTGGGCCTGGTTTAGCTCAGGTACGTACGTGAACTCCTCTCTCATGGTGTATTTGTGGCCCAGTTTGGTCCGGATGGTGACGAATGGCAACTCCCCTCCATCTGATGTTCCCAGACCAAAGTCGTCCTCcagctcagacaggaagtcctTCTTATTGGCCACTGAAAATGTAAGGCCATGCCCAGTGTACTTGGACGCCACCTTCATCACCCTGGCAACAAGACACAGGGGCAGGGCTTAACGGTAAAGGTAATAAACAGGGTAGTCGTGCGTAAGTTCACCTGTGCGTGTTTACCTGTTCCTCCAGTAGTTGGAACCCTGGGGGTTGTGGTGGTAATCCAGGTCGTAGTACGCCGTCAGCAGGTCTCGGACTCTCAGGCGGTCTCTGTTCTCCACGGTCATGTGAGGACACAGGCCGTACCTGTAGAAAGGTGAGAGAAACAGGTAGTTCCTCTGAGGTCCACCAGGTGCTGCTGTGATCACACTGTGTTGAAGTGAAGGTGAAAACCTACAGATGATCTCTGATGAAGCGTCTCAGGGAGCCAACGGTCAGATAATCAGTGAAAATGACGACGCTGTCCTCAAATTTGTTGTTCAGTCTGGGAGGTCtgaacagcaacacacacctgacacatgcacacacacacacacacacacacacaggtaaatactttgtttttatgccATAAAAATTATTTGAGACAGACACCAGGCACTCCAGTGTCTGTGAGCTGAAATAAGTGTTTTtcttaatggagtctggtgtgtATGACTGAACTCACTCTGACTTGGCGCCATACTTCTTCCCCAGCTCCACATCAGTACTGTGAGCAAACCTGAACTGTTCtctgagcagagctgcagctctcagaaACTCTGACAAGTGAGAGCTGTCTGCACCTGAgaacacacctgacacacacacacacacacacacaggtcgcATGATGCTGCATGTATCCTGACATGAAACATGTCATCAGAGCACAGAAATGTCAGGTCACATGGTGTTTCATTAATCACACAAGGCAACTTTAAGTAATGTGACTTTATGTAATGTGACTTTATGTAATGTGACTTTATGTAATGTGacttaaagtaatgtaactttatgtaatgtaatgtaaagtaaTGTGACTTTATTTAATGTAAAGTAATGTCACATGAAGAataatgtgtgatgtttttgattGTCATGTGATGTATGATAACAGGTGATGTAACTAAAGTAATCAGAGTACAGTACCGATGATACTGGCATCGTAGTGGTTGATGAAGGTATTCAGGTCTTCATCGGTCTTCAGGTGGACCGAGTCTGGACCTGTCTGCTTCTTCATGTACTGATAGATcccatctacacacacacacacaaaggggtCAACACtcccatttgtttgtgtgtttgtttgtggttttgtttgtttacctgcaCTGCGAGGTCCGTCATAGGGGGCAGAGTCTCTGCCGTTCCTGAAGATCTTTAGAGTCGGATAGCCTGAGACCCCAAAACGACTACAGGTCTCTGAATGAGCCGTACAGTCcacctgagacacacaggtgagacacacaggtgagacacacaggtgagacaggcgGGTGGTCCAACtatttaattaataatacatttattattttgatctTGTCTGACCTGAGACCACATTAACAAGAGCTTCATCTttatcattgtttgtttttaataacagcaacagtggtgacaacaacaacaaaaatatcaacaacatcATCTACAACATCAATGACAACAACGACAAAATCAACGACAGCAACTACATCAACTATAAaatcaaagacaacaacaacaacaacaacaaggttTGTTACCTTTGCCAGCTGGACAGTTCCCTTCAGTCTGGTCGCTGCCTTTTCAAACTCTGGAGCTAATTTCTTACAGTGACCACACCTAAGAGGAGACacagggagcaggagaggaggagatacagggaggaggagaaaaggagaggaggagacacagggagcaggagaggaggagatacagggaggaggagaaaaggagaggaggagacacagggagcaggagaggaggagatacagggaggaggagaaaaggagaggataAGACacagggagcaggagaggaggagacacagggatcaggagaaaaggagaggaggagacacagggaggaggagaggaggagatacagggaggaagagaaaaggagaggaggagacacagggagcaggagaaaaggagaggagaagacacagGGTGTGAAGGCAGACAGGTTAACACAGCACAAACATCTTTTTACTACATTAAAAGTCATTGTTTCTtagctatgctaagctaacgtcCCGCTCGGTTACCATGGAGCGTAGAATTTCACCAGCATGGTCTCGTGCTCCGTTGCCAGGTAGTCGAAGTCTGCGTCCCCGAGCTCGAGCACGTCTCTGCGCGCGAACACCGCGGCggcaaaacaagacagcagCGTGAAGGTGAGGGCGGGAAGGAGGCGGACAGCGGCCGCCATGATGGAGAGAAACGATGAATGATTTtagatggagagggagaaatatGAAGCAGACCGTCCGGACCGTCCGGGAGGGCGGAAGACATACAACTGTTTCCGGTCATAGATTACAAAATAAAGTCCGCATCCAACAGATGATGAGTGTTTCAAGTCAaatttttaaatcataaatctttaaaatatcaaaatctaATCTGTTCAACTTTTCGCGCTTATTGTGTGAATAAAAGACACTAATGAGACACTAAATTACCtcatataatacatatattataaCATCGGCTTTGATTCTGAAGGCAGGATTACTGCCACTGTCTAACTTGACTTCCTCTGTCCCGCTGTCATAGGAAGGGCGGGGCGTCAAAGAAAATACCGGAAaactgctctctgattggtcctcAGCAGCTAGAGCTGACGTGTGTAGCTGTCTCATTGGTCCAATAACATGTCAATCACTCCAGTTCCGTCACCTGTATGACGTCAGTGCAGAGCCCATCTGCATGTGACATCTGATCTGattaaactgattaaaacaGGTTATAACTGTCTGTGCTGAGGacattaattcatcatcatctttcttGCTCTATATATAAACATTGCatgacattacatttacattacatttatattacaattacattacatttacaattacatttacaataacattacattatatttgaatacatttacattaaattcacatttacatttaaattacatttacattaacatttacattacatttgaatatatttacattacatttacatgctCCCAAATTCCTTATGGGTGATCTTAACCACTGTTCACTTGACAAATCCCTTAAAGGGTTTGATTAGTGTATTGACTGTACCACACGATTTGGGAAGACACCAGACAAATGTTATGGCTCTATTCCTAACACTCAACTCATTCAAAATGGACAGTAGCACAGAGCTAAAGACGATCATCTCCACACTCCATCCTGATGATTCAACTTTCACCTTCAGCAAGGGAGAGATTCTGAGAGCCCTCAAGAGGACCAAATCCACCACTGCAACTGTACCCGACAACGTCTGTGGGCGGACCCTAAAGCACTGTGTTGAGCAGCTGGGGGAGGTATTCCAGCAGCCGTTCCAGACCTCCATGAACTGCAGCACAGCGCCCCTGAAGTGGAAACATGGTCATTCCCATCCCCAAGAGGGCCCCACCAAGGTACTAAATGACCTGAGGCCTGTGGCCCTGACCTCCTTGGTGATGAAGGCGATGGAGAGGATTGTCAAAAACTCCATCACCAAGTCTGTTGAGCCACTGATGGACCCACTGCAGGTAAGCAGTGATGATAGTAAGTTTGTTATTAATAATCCTTCATGTCTTCACCCTTTGTTTCTATTGTTTTAagtgtcacaaaaaaaacattttctgaaacaaCTCAAATCAATAACTAATTCAGAACATGATTAGAAAAAGTCTTGTTAGAACTGAATATGAACGTCAAACTGCAGACATGATTTCTCACTTTAGACTCCTGAGGAGGCGTTCAAGTTCTGAGTAAGCGTTCAGGTACTAAGGAGACGTTCAGGTACTGAGGAGGCATTCAGGTACcgatgattttctttttctggatgATTGGCATGTTGATTCGAGGCGGAGCCTGATGACACCTGTTGCCTGCAGcctccacctctgcagctctgctacATCTTATCTGGTTTTCCCctgtgagaaattacatagacTTCCTGTTAAtggtaaggacaggaggaggaagggagaataTCACATTGCTTAAGGTGTAAAAAAGAGCCACAGGTGGGGACACATCCCCCACATGATAATATGCATCCCTATAGATAAGACGACACTTACTGTCCCATCTGCTACATCAAggagtcactgtcctgggaagacAGGATACATCCAAACATCAAAGAATCAttgtaatgtaaagaaaatgttttcatgactgtttgtaaatgaaggtaacccCCTCCTGTTTCTGTACTTAAGGGGTAACAACTTAGAGTTTGGCAGAGAATGCTTTTGCCTTCTCTCCACGCTGCGTGCATTAAACGAGATTTGATTCATACGCTGAAGTCTGAGATTCTTCGGagacttagcaactctctacctcacaaaggagaatttccactacaCCCCGACCATGTAAAGTCTTTCAAAAAGGCGCTTCATAAATCCAAGgtattcttcttcttattattattatgatacGATGTATCAAAAGTATGATTCTGTATCAAACTTtatcagtaaaacaaaaataaacatgaaaggAGTCTGAAGtgtgttgttgaagctgcacatcaataaatcagtcaataaaacaaatcaggttaaaaacagtacaaatgTTTAATTGAGCCAGTCGACCTTTGTTCATCATATTCAATATGAATAAAACCTTCACAGCACGTCGGTATAACCTCCACTAACACCTAAATAAGGCAGTATGAATCATGGAAATGATCCAGCGGTTCAACCCCGATGCATCATGGGAAACTAAACCTCTATTATTCACACACAgtttcagagctgcagaaaggaaaacaatacagatgttgatattttcataataaaagtttGATGATTAAAGTTTCAATTCTGTCCAAAGAGATCAAAGCTGCAGAGATCAATCACCAACATGATCATTCCTCTTCGGTTCTTACTGGCTCTTAATGGTCCTCAGTGGTTTGGACTGGTTCTGGTGCTCAGCAGCTGGACGTGTAGAACAGGAACACTGTGAACTTCTACTGAACGtctcataaataaaacattaaaaacaaaagaagaagccGAAATGTTTCACAGACGACTTGTTGCTTCATTggtttgttttagtgtttcctTCTTGTCATGTGGCCTTACAGAGGCTCCGCCCCTACAGTGGGCGGGGTCTCCGTGACATCAGAGGAGgtcaatgaaaataaataatgatattatataaataaagacGAGTGAGAGCAGCGGATTGGTCAGTTCTCCTGCACTGCTGCAGATTCCttcaaacacagaacaacaatAACTTCATTGTAGAACCTCAGACATCAGTCTGATCGTGAGTCTGAACTGAAGAACGGGAACAACTTCAGTGAATGTAGAAgagctgatgaaaacacagtggaACTGTCCGCAGAACTCTAAAGAACTCTTGAGAAACTTAACGATGATTCACATTAACTCTAGAACTCTGACTGAACTGGAACTTAGATGTGGACACAGAACCTCTTGATCACGTTCTTGAGTCACATGTACTGACAGGATCTATCACTGAAGCTGTTTGGGGTCTTTGCTTTGAAACCACTGGAGAACTGGAGAGCTGAAGCTGGTAGAACGTGTGGTACATCCCAAATGAATCAGAATTGTTCTGAGAATTAAGTCTGGAATGAACTCTCTGGGGAACCTTCAGGTGAGTCCAGAACAGCTGCTCtgaacaacagaacaacatcaGTTAGATGTGGAACAGCTGATAGAGCCCGACTGTTCATCTGTCTGAGGACTCTttctcagacaggaagtggctATGTGAATGGGGTCACAGCTCGGATCCCTCAGCAGAACAACTGGATCACAGTCTCTGCACAGCTGTCTGCCCCCGGCCCCGCCTTCAGTTGACAGTTGCTTCCTGCTTGCTGATAGGCCGGCCAtctgaggaacaggaagtggactTTTGGAAGTGAAACAGGTTGATGAGGTGCTGGAAGCGAAGGCTCAcctggaggaaacaaagaatCAACTTTTACTGACTGAGCATCACCATTTGCACACTGAGGCTCCACCCCCTCTTACCTGTTGGGCGGTCTTGTTCCCCAGCTGGGCGGAGATGTGTCGGAACGTTTTCCGATTGgctcctctctgctgacagGCTGTCAGGATGGCACGATCCGCgtcactgaaacagaaagtgCTCAGAGGTCAGTCTGACTGCAGAGATCCATTTACACTGATcaaatattgattattgataaCTGTGTGATACACAGCCACCCGCTGTTATTTTACTCCATTAACTTTTTCCAATAAATCGATCAATAGTCCTGACACAGTATGTCTTGAATGTTTCGATTCTGACCGGGTCCAGACGACCACTTTCTCTACGCTCGATGTCACTGAGATGTTTTTAGCGCAGACGGCTCGTCCtgactcctccccctcctccctgtcacATCCTGCCTCACTCTCGTCTCTCTTCCAGTTCCCATGAGGAGGATTCTGGGACATGTAGTCTGCCTCTGTGGTGTCAGAGCTGGTTGCTAAGGGTGATGGCTGGGCGTGAAGCTGCTGGAAAAACTCCCAGAATTC
This window of the Acanthopagrus latus isolate v.2019 chromosome 3, fAcaLat1.1, whole genome shotgun sequence genome carries:
- the LOC119017286 gene encoding protein disulfide-isomerase A3-like, translated to MAAAVRLLPALTFTLLSCFAAAVFARRDVLELGDADFDYLATEHETMLVKFYAPWCGHCKKLAPEFEKAATRLKGTVQLAKVDCTAHSETCSRFGVSGYPTLKIFRNGRDSAPYDGPRSADGIYQYMKKQTGPDSVHLKTDEDLNTFINHYDASIIGVFSGADSSHLSEFLRAAALLREQFRFAHSTDVELGKKYGAKSECVLLFRPPRLNNKFEDSVVIFTDYLTVGSLRRFIRDHLYGLCPHMTVENRDRLRVRDLLTAYYDLDYHHNPQGSNYWRNRVMKVASKYTGHGLTFSVANKKDFLSELEDDFGLGTSDGGELPFVTIRTKLGHKYTMREEFTRDGQSLERFIDDYFTGRLKRYVKSEPLPNRNSAGVKVVVAESFDDVVNDPGKDVLIQFYSLSCPHCKKLEPVYRELADKLQHDPNIVIAKMNAADNDVPLGYDVQGYPTIYFAPVGRKDEPIRYEGGRELKDFLKFLKRESSHSLQLGGSKEEL